In Bacteroidota bacterium, a single genomic region encodes these proteins:
- a CDS encoding ABC transporter ATP-binding protein codes for MIELKNITKVYDMGAAQQVAALQGVDLVIGKNEYVAIMGPSGSGKSTLMNIIGCLDTPTSGQYLFNGVNVSEMDDNNLARIRNKEIGFVFQTFNLLARSDSLHNVELPLIYAGISSSERKERARRTLEHVGLGDRGHHKPNELSGGQRQRVAVARALVTNPSIILADEPTGNLDSRTGEEIMGLFEDLHSQGNTIILVTHEADIAEHAHRVVRVRDGKVESDDVIPEAKRKRYAVKKAS; via the coding sequence ATCATCGAGCTGAAGAATATCACGAAAGTGTATGATATGGGCGCCGCCCAGCAAGTGGCCGCACTGCAGGGCGTGGATCTTGTCATCGGAAAAAACGAGTACGTAGCCATCATGGGGCCGTCCGGCTCGGGCAAATCAACACTGATGAATATCATCGGATGCCTGGATACGCCGACCTCGGGCCAGTATCTGTTCAACGGCGTAAACGTGAGCGAGATGGACGATAACAATCTTGCCCGTATTCGCAACAAGGAAATCGGCTTCGTGTTTCAGACATTCAATCTGCTCGCCCGGTCCGATTCTCTTCACAACGTCGAGCTTCCCCTGATCTACGCAGGCATTTCCTCTTCCGAACGAAAGGAACGGGCGCGGCGAACGCTCGAACATGTCGGACTCGGCGACCGGGGACATCACAAACCGAATGAGCTTTCCGGCGGGCAACGTCAGCGTGTTGCGGTTGCACGGGCGCTCGTTACCAATCCCTCCATCATTCTTGCCGATGAGCCGACGGGAAACCTCGACAGTCGAACCGGCGAAGAGATTATGGGGCTTTTTGAAGATTTGCACAGTCAGGGCAACACCATCATCCTTGTGACTCACGAAGCCGATATCGCCGAACATGCACACCGCGTTGTGCGTGTGCGTGACGGCAAAGTGGAAAGCGACGACGTCATCCCTGAGGCGAAGCGCAAGCGGTACGCCGTAAAAAAAGCCTCGTAA
- a CDS encoding efflux RND transporter periplasmic adaptor subunit, which produces MATNGKKSKKKIIIFSVIGLLAVTAGVVLFLGSKKEPIVSVQTEKVKRHTITQVVTATGKIQPEIQVKISPEVSGEIVDLPVKEGQKVRKGDVLMKIKPDVYVAQRDQYAAGLLSAKATLSRAEPEYNRIKELFSKGLVSQAEYDQAKAAHESAKASYAQATASLNQANENLRKTTILSPMDGTVSQLNSRLGERVLGTQQFQGTDVMTIADLSRMEGRVDVSETDVVRLHLGDTARIAVDAFPDKKVNAIVYEIANTAKSKGLGTQEEVTNFEVKMRVISQGITLRPGMSMTADIETETKQDVLAVPIQSVTTRMPKMEGKEPPKDGQSGEFVAASNGGNGKKAENKPKEVIFVVEENVVKAMPVKRGISNDAYVEISEGAKEDMQVVSGSYKAINRELEDGSKVKIEEPKKSGPRTDDKQS; this is translated from the coding sequence ATGGCAACAAACGGAAAGAAATCCAAGAAGAAGATTATCATCTTCTCAGTTATCGGCTTGCTGGCAGTCACCGCGGGCGTTGTGCTTTTCCTTGGCAGCAAGAAGGAGCCGATAGTCTCCGTGCAAACAGAAAAAGTGAAGCGTCATACCATCACCCAGGTTGTAACAGCCACCGGAAAGATTCAACCCGAGATTCAGGTAAAAATCTCTCCCGAAGTTAGCGGCGAAATTGTTGATCTTCCCGTCAAAGAAGGTCAGAAAGTAAGGAAGGGCGACGTGCTGATGAAAATCAAACCCGACGTGTATGTCGCGCAGCGCGATCAGTATGCCGCCGGACTCCTTTCCGCCAAGGCAACGTTGAGCCGTGCAGAACCGGAATATAACCGCATTAAAGAACTCTTCTCGAAGGGACTTGTTTCCCAAGCCGAATACGATCAGGCAAAAGCGGCTCACGAAAGCGCAAAGGCATCGTACGCACAGGCAACCGCGTCTTTGAATCAGGCAAACGAGAACTTGAGGAAGACCACGATTCTTTCCCCGATGGACGGAACCGTCAGCCAGTTGAATTCACGGCTCGGCGAACGTGTTCTCGGTACTCAACAATTCCAGGGGACAGACGTGATGACGATCGCCGATCTGTCACGGATGGAGGGAAGAGTTGATGTCAGCGAAACCGATGTCGTCCGCTTGCATCTCGGTGACACGGCACGCATTGCAGTTGATGCGTTCCCGGACAAGAAGGTCAATGCAATTGTCTATGAAATCGCCAACACGGCAAAGTCGAAAGGGCTGGGCACGCAAGAAGAAGTGACAAACTTTGAAGTGAAGATGCGCGTTATTTCGCAGGGCATCACGTTGCGCCCCGGCATGTCGATGACAGCAGATATTGAGACTGAGACGAAGCAGGATGTTCTTGCCGTTCCGATTCAAAGTGTGACAACACGTATGCCGAAAATGGAAGGCAAGGAACCACCGAAGGATGGACAAAGCGGTGAGTTTGTGGCGGCAAGCAACGGCGGCAACGGTAAGAAGGCGGAAAACAAACCCAAGGAAGTGATCTTTGTTGTCGAAGAAAACGTCGTGAAGGCCATGCCTGTGAAGCGCGGCATCAGCAATGATGCTTACGTCGAGATCAGTGAAGGGGCGAAGGAAGACATGCAGGTTGTTTCCGGCAGTTACAAGGCGATCAACCGTGAGCTGGAAGATGGCAGCAAGGTGAAGATCGAAGAACCGAAGAAATCCGGTCCGCGAACCGACGATAAGCAATCGTAA
- a CDS encoding TolC family protein, with product MRFTRFITIVATLSVITAMVASAQSRSLTLEQARQIALERNLSVAQAQNNVEAAQAGVLAATGNYLPTLSASAGWTRSQTDTPPGLFLNPVTNQVTTTGGRSLDNTLNTSLSLNYTVFDGFSREGGYSRASANSIATEHTAARTRQSIVFNVESAYLNVLRNEQLVKVAEENLKRDQRQLERITESNRVGALSRADVYRQQSQVAADELAVINAQNNFDKAKADLLALIGLDVNESFEIADPTISHDISPSELESSASMVNDFKQLSRRALTNRPDYASATESVEAAEAGVTSARSTYFPSISAFARYGLTGQTFSSLSDRKNLNWGLSLSWNLFDGFRTNNQLQSAQVQRKNAELSLQQTERSINVEVKKALLDLEAARKTYEVSLKGLISATEDRKIAEERYNLGAGTLLDLLTANAGLVSAQANNVNAVYNYIIAKRNVEYSVGERAY from the coding sequence ATGCGTTTCACCCGATTCATCACCATTGTCGCAACATTGTCGGTTATTACCGCAATGGTTGCCTCGGCACAATCACGATCATTGACGCTCGAGCAGGCACGACAGATTGCCTTGGAACGTAACCTGAGCGTCGCACAGGCACAGAATAACGTAGAAGCCGCGCAGGCAGGTGTTCTTGCCGCCACCGGCAATTACCTCCCGACGCTGTCCGCCTCTGCAGGCTGGACACGATCGCAAACCGACACTCCTCCGGGACTTTTCCTGAACCCTGTCACCAATCAGGTTACTACCACCGGCGGAAGATCGCTTGACAACACGCTGAATACGAGCCTCAGTTTGAACTACACGGTTTTTGACGGATTCAGCCGGGAGGGTGGATATTCACGCGCATCAGCGAATTCGATTGCGACTGAACATACAGCGGCCCGAACTCGTCAGAGTATTGTATTCAATGTTGAAAGCGCGTACCTGAATGTTTTGCGTAATGAACAGTTAGTGAAAGTAGCGGAAGAAAACTTGAAGCGCGACCAGCGGCAGTTGGAGCGCATTACGGAATCAAACCGTGTAGGTGCCCTGTCCCGCGCAGATGTGTATCGCCAGCAATCTCAAGTGGCTGCGGACGAGCTTGCGGTAATCAACGCACAAAACAATTTCGACAAAGCAAAGGCCGATCTTCTTGCGCTGATCGGGTTGGATGTGAATGAGAGTTTCGAGATAGCCGATCCGACAATATCGCACGACATCAGTCCGTCGGAATTGGAATCCTCGGCATCGATGGTCAATGACTTCAAACAGCTTTCCCGGCGTGCACTCACAAACCGCCCCGATTATGCGAGCGCGACAGAATCCGTCGAGGCGGCGGAAGCCGGTGTCACAAGTGCCCGCAGCACGTACTTCCCGAGTATCAGTGCATTTGCCCGCTACGGACTCACCGGCCAGACCTTTTCATCCTTGAGCGACCGGAAAAATCTGAATTGGGGACTGAGCCTGTCGTGGAATCTCTTCGATGGCTTCAGAACAAACAACCAATTGCAGTCTGCCCAGGTACAGCGCAAAAATGCAGAGCTCTCGTTGCAACAAACAGAACGCAGCATCAATGTGGAAGTGAAGAAAGCCTTGCTTGATTTGGAAGCCGCGCGTAAGACGTACGAAGTAAGTCTCAAGGGTTTGATCTCTGCAACCGAAGACAGAAAAATAGCAGAGGAACGATACAACCTCGGCGCCGGAACATTGCTTGACTTGCTTACGGCAAACGCCGGGCTCGTCAGCGCGCAGGCAAACAACGTGAACGCCGTGTACAATTACATCATCGCCAAACGAAACGTTGAATATTCGGTCGGCGAACGTGCATACTAA
- a CDS encoding ABC transporter permease produces the protein MYFWNEVKEGLIIAFRAIRTNKVRSVLTTLGIVIGIVSVTLMATAIEGVNRAFDKSAAAFGPDVMYIEKWPWVSNEDWSTFRNRPDLKVEYADRIERQATLLNAVAPVMNTRRSLKYADKQMEMALITGTTASYISASGNSEIDGRFFSDEEATGGRPVCVIGAVVAENLFPTEDPIGKTIRVAGFPYTVLGVFEKQGGLFGQFTSDTRVFIPIHSFQSNFGGRRYVMVQVRASSMSVLEDAKIEVEGIMRSIRKAQPGMPSDFSINQQELLTQTFGPISLVISAIGLFITSLSLFVGGIGIMNIMFVSVTERTKEIGIRKAIGAKRRTILLQFLVEAAALCLIGGIIGLMFAFPLSLIVDKVLPTAMPISVVFIAIAISLTVGVVSGFLPAYRAAKMDPVEALRYE, from the coding sequence ATGTACTTCTGGAACGAAGTAAAGGAAGGGCTGATTATTGCATTCCGTGCGATCCGCACGAACAAGGTTCGTTCTGTGCTGACGACGCTCGGAATCGTGATCGGCATAGTTTCGGTGACGTTGATGGCAACGGCGATTGAGGGCGTGAACCGCGCATTCGACAAAAGCGCCGCGGCGTTCGGCCCCGACGTGATGTATATCGAGAAGTGGCCGTGGGTAAGCAACGAGGATTGGTCGACGTTCCGCAATCGCCCCGATCTGAAAGTGGAATACGCGGACAGAATCGAACGTCAGGCAACGCTGCTCAATGCTGTCGCGCCGGTAATGAACACCCGCCGTTCGCTGAAGTATGCCGATAAGCAGATGGAAATGGCCCTTATTACGGGAACGACCGCTTCCTATATTTCGGCCTCGGGCAACTCGGAAATCGACGGACGATTTTTCTCCGACGAAGAGGCCACCGGCGGACGTCCGGTATGCGTGATCGGTGCTGTCGTTGCGGAGAACCTTTTTCCCACCGAAGATCCGATCGGAAAAACCATACGTGTGGCAGGATTCCCCTACACGGTGCTCGGCGTATTTGAGAAACAGGGCGGATTGTTCGGCCAGTTTACGTCCGATACGCGTGTGTTCATTCCCATTCACTCATTTCAAAGCAACTTCGGCGGGCGCCGCTACGTGATGGTGCAGGTCCGCGCAAGCTCGATGAGTGTTCTTGAAGACGCGAAAATTGAAGTCGAAGGAATCATGCGCAGTATCCGCAAGGCACAGCCCGGCATGCCGAGTGATTTCAGCATCAACCAGCAGGAATTGCTGACGCAGACGTTCGGGCCGATCAGTCTCGTCATTTCAGCAATCGGATTGTTTATCACAAGTCTGTCGCTGTTCGTCGGCGGCATCGGCATCATGAACATCATGTTCGTTTCCGTCACCGAACGGACAAAGGAAATCGGTATTCGGAAAGCGATAGGCGCGAAACGAAGAACCATCCTGCTTCAATTTCTTGTCGAAGCTGCGGCGTTATGTCTCATCGGTGGAATAATCGGCTTGATGTTCGCGTTTCCACTTAGTCTTATCGTGGACAAGGTTCTCCCGACCGCAATGCCCATTTCGGTCGTGTTTATTGCCATAGCAATTTCGCTTACAGTCGGCGTCGTGTCGGGCTTCCTTCCGGCATATCGTGCAGCAAAAATGGATCCGGTGGAGGCGTTGCGCTATGAGTAA
- a CDS encoding ABC transporter permease, with protein MSKHLLDWTSLRESMLMAVAAIKANKLRSILTLLGIVVGIFSIISVMTAMGVLRNSIEEGMMQLGANTFQLQKFPPGGPGGGHGQRWRFRNRKNITYEQAMQIREKATLAEAVGIEAWEFGRVVFWGGQKTNPNVSIAGENVEGLITNDWVVGNGRGITNQDIDLNRRVVVLGKPVADKLFPPNLNPIGESIRFDGSVYQVIGVLSSKGGALGGNQDNLAIIPITTFFQKYGKDKDIHVMVKALSRDVVDDAIEQSRMILRAARGVAPGDEDDFGYFSNDSIVKQFNDFTLYFRLGVLVISSIALLAAGVGIMNIMLVSVTERTREIGIRKAIGAQKKDILSQFIIEAVVLCQIGGIIGVFVGILAGNGISVWLETPPYMPWDWTAIGLGVCSLVGILFGVYPAWKASTLDPIEALRYE; from the coding sequence ATGAGTAAGCATTTACTGGATTGGACGAGTCTTCGCGAAAGCATGCTGATGGCCGTTGCTGCGATCAAAGCGAACAAGCTGCGTTCCATCCTGACTCTGCTCGGCATCGTCGTGGGAATCTTCTCGATCATTTCGGTGATGACGGCGATGGGTGTGCTGCGGAATTCCATTGAAGAAGGAATGATGCAACTCGGCGCAAATACATTCCAACTCCAGAAGTTTCCTCCCGGAGGCCCCGGCGGCGGCCATGGCCAGCGTTGGAGGTTCCGCAACAGAAAGAACATCACCTACGAGCAAGCGATGCAGATTCGTGAAAAGGCGACACTTGCCGAGGCGGTCGGCATTGAGGCATGGGAGTTCGGGAGGGTGGTGTTCTGGGGCGGACAAAAAACGAACCCTAACGTTTCAATCGCGGGCGAGAATGTTGAAGGACTGATCACCAACGACTGGGTTGTTGGCAACGGCCGCGGCATTACCAACCAGGACATTGACCTGAACCGTCGTGTTGTGGTTCTTGGCAAGCCCGTTGCGGACAAGCTCTTCCCTCCCAATCTCAATCCGATCGGGGAGAGTATCCGTTTTGATGGATCCGTGTATCAGGTGATTGGTGTGCTTTCGTCCAAGGGCGGCGCGCTTGGCGGCAATCAGGATAATCTTGCCATCATTCCCATCACTACCTTCTTCCAGAAATACGGCAAAGACAAAGATATTCACGTGATGGTGAAGGCGCTCAGCCGTGATGTTGTTGACGATGCCATCGAGCAGTCGCGCATGATTCTCCGCGCTGCGCGCGGCGTTGCACCGGGGGACGAGGATGATTTCGGATATTTTTCGAACGATTCCATCGTAAAGCAATTCAACGATTTCACGTTGTATTTCCGTCTTGGCGTTCTTGTGATCAGCTCCATCGCATTGCTTGCGGCGGGAGTCGGGATTATGAACATCATGCTCGTGTCGGTTACCGAGCGAACCCGTGAGATCGGCATCCGCAAGGCAATCGGCGCGCAGAAGAAGGATATTCTTTCACAATTCATCATCGAGGCCGTGGTTCTGTGTCAGATAGGCGGCATCATCGGCGTGTTCGTAGGAATCCTCGCCGGGAACGGCATCAGTGTATGGCTCGAAACGCCGCCCTATATGCCCTGGGATTGGACGGCGATAGGTCTCGGTGTTTGCTCTCTCGTCGGTATTCTCTTCGGCGTCTATCCTGCATGGAAAGCCTCAACGCTCGACCCGATCGAAGCGTTGAGATACGAATAG